TCCCGGCTCATTTTGCAAGACAGTTAATCTGTTTTCTTCTCCTTATGTCTGCACAGGGAGTGCTGCTTGGTTTGTCCAACACTGCTGGTGTACTGGCAGGAGTCTTGGGGACAGTTGCAACTGGTTACATCTTACAACATGGTATGATCTTATACTCTGGCCTTATTAGCTCTTTTGTTACATAAATATATGAAATCTACTCGAACTTTGCGTTTGTGATCTTTGACACCATTCCTTAATCTGGTTTATTTGTTTCTTCACATGTGCTCATGACTGCAGGTTCTTGGGACAATGTGTTCGAGGTATCTGTCAGCCTATATCTGTTTGGAACCGTTGTTTGGAACGTCTTCTCAACTGGCGAAAAAATCCTTGACTAAGTTAACATATGGCTCACCTAACATTAATGCACTTGCTGTAGCAAGCTACACGTATTCTCGACACCTAGTGAAGCCTAACGAAGATAACAAAAGACTCCTAGTATTTGGCCAGGAGAGGAAGCAGAGTCGATACTCAGAATATTTGACTCACACTGGTTTGGAACTCTTACTGGAATCACAAGAGAATATCTATACACCTTCACAACCAAGATCAATGTAAAATAACCATATCTATGCCTAGACTTTGAAACTCCAACGGCATTCCAGACAGGTCCAATTTCAGTGCCGTGCGGTGCTCACTTCCATCTCATCATGTCCATTATGTTTCTTTGGCGAGGTACGTTTTATCAGTTACAACATGGTCCTCATGATGGACCAAAGTAGGATACGAAAACATGTTCAATGCCCTTGTTCGGGGTACTAAATTCATCCCGTGATACTAAAAAAACTTTAGCATCACTTTTTTTGTGTTAGATTTTGCAACATTTACATGAAATTATTCTGTATATTTGTATTTTATGTCAGCAAAGATATTTGGCCAGAAAGTGAAGCAATGTAGTAGTACACATGTAATTAAAATATTTGACTGCATCAAATTCTTATGTTTGGACGTTATGTGCTTACCATCTTCTCACCTACTTTCTGCTGAAAGTAGATATTGAAACTCAAAAACTGTAGAATTGGTTACCAGAATGCATCGCATTTGCAAGTTTTACAAATTCAAACAAGTAAAACAAACATGTATTAAGAACTGAtgaatgaaacaaaaacgatttcagTGATTTTACAGGTACCCGAAACAATGATGCGTATTTTCAACAATgacaacaagaaaaataaaacagaaaaaacTGAAACAAATATACCCCCTGACATATAAGGAGCTAATAACCACAGCTGAGATATATAATGGTTCAGAATTTGATGCCGGTGAGAGTTCTTGGATGCAGGTTCACACGAAGCCCAGTCTTCATGAAAAGTGTCAGGGACATCTTCTGCTCGACACGATGGCCAGGTACCAACGATAGACGGTAGCGCAATAGTATAGCTGCAGCGACAGATTTCATCTGCAAGTAAGCCAAATCCTTACCTAAACAAGTCCTTGGTCCAGCATTGAAGGCAACGAATTTATAACCATCTTTCGGTGCTTCGAACCGATCGCCATCGTTCGACAGCCACCTTTCTGGTTTGAACTTCATGCAATCCTCACCCCATATAGTTTCCATCCTCCCTACTGAATATATCGAGTACGTGACAGATGAACCGGCGGATACAAAAGTCCCGTCCGGCAAAACGTCGTCCTTCAGCACGTATTTTGAATCCTCTGGCACGGACGGATATAGACGTAGCGTCTCTGCCAAACATGCTTTTAAGTACACCAATTTATCAGCCTCATCAAACTCCAAGGGATCTTCAACCCATTTCTCGATCTCGTCTCCACGCGTTTCGTTCAGAACTGTTGATAATTCGTGAATGATCTTCTCTTCAACTCTGGGATGAGTCATGACCAGCCTGAAGAACCAACTCAGTGCAACTGATGAAGTATCACGTCCTGCTAATACAAAGTTGAGAGCAATAGGCCGGAGAACGGAAGTCGGGAACTGGTTTCCGTCGACGTCCTTCTTTTTCATGAAACGGGACAATAAATCATCTGAGGGTCTTTCTTTACGGGCTGTAATGGCATCCATCATGTAATTCTCAACGATTTGTAGGCTTTGTTTTAGCCTCATTTCGGTACCCAGTCCGAATACTTTCTTCAATCTCCACAAGAAACCCGGATACAGTAACCTTTCAAGAGTTGTTTCAGTTGCAGCATCAAAAGCTCTGGAAAATGGATTATCAGGCAAATCTTGTGAAAGCGTCTCGGGGTCTTTACCGAACGTGAGTCCGCATATGTTGTCGAATGTTAAGCGAAGCAACAAATCTTGTATGTCTACTGGTGTATTCTCCCTTTCAGCTTTTGCTAAAATGGCCCATAAACGAAATTTAATCGTCCGGCTTACCCACCGAGCCATAGCTTGTCGAAGAGTCCTTGTAGTGAATTCAAGAGCCGCCGTCTTTCGCTGGATCAGCCATGTATCTCCATCACTGTTGAATATACCTTGGCCTAGTAGATCATGAAAAGCCGCTTGCCATGTCGGACCTTTAGGGTAATTGTCGAACCGTGTACGCAAAATATGCTCGATGTTTTTAGGATGACAAGTGACAGTAAACAAACCCTGTCTACGAGCAACGAATGGTACAGCCATAATGCATGTTTGATAAGTAGCAAGATCACCTGTTGTACGTAAATTACCGGCTATCCAGTCATGCATACGCGACCGGTTAGCAAACAAACCAGGTAAGCTTCCAATGAACGGGTAAACTTTCGGACCGGTAAAATTTCTAGACAGGCGGTAAAACCAGATAAAGTATAGCGAAAGAGTAGAAACCGCAATGGCAAGGAAAAGAAATATGTTTTCCATGATTGGAATTGATACTACTATTTTCAGTTGTAGTGATGATAACAAGATGAAGAAAGCATAGATGTTTTGAGCTAcatgaagagaaagaagagaaaagggAGTTGTATAAATATGATTTTGATTGATGCAAAGAATCAAAAATGTAGGAAAAGTTGTTTAGAAATTTTTGAAAGAGTACAGACACCAAGGGTTGCTGTTGTAGGTTGATGGAAAGGGTCTGTTTTGTGTACGAAAAGGTTTGAAATATTCAGACATTTTGGTTGTCATTACTTGTGGACTGGGTGAATATCTAGAGACACACAGAGAAATAGTAGTTAGAAATCGCTTAACCGAATAGAGAAATTTTTAGGGTAGATATTTTGGAAGAAATGTCTTTGGTAAATTTAAAGGTTAAAGCCCTCCCGCCTCCCCCCATCTCCCTAAACTTAGATTTTTAGCGTGTGCCAGTTTTGTGAAAAAGCAAGATGGGATTAGGGGTTTAGTAGATAGACACGTTGAGGGAGAGAATATTCTAAATTTAGTTTTATTTGTGTTGCTTTATTGAGTTCTTCAAATAAACT
This portion of the Papaver somniferum cultivar HN1 chromosome 11, ASM357369v1, whole genome shotgun sequence genome encodes:
- the LOC113320826 gene encoding cytochrome P450 86A1-like, with protein sequence MENIFLFLAIAVSTLSLYFIWFYRLSRNFTGPKVYPFIGSLPGLFANRSRMHDWIAGNLRTTGDLATYQTCIMAVPFVARRQGLFTVTCHPKNIEHILRTRFDNYPKGPTWQAAFHDLLGQGIFNSDGDTWLIQRKTAALEFTTRTLRQAMARWVSRTIKFRLWAILAKAERENTPVDIQDLLLRLTFDNICGLTFGKDPETLSQDLPDNPFSRAFDAATETTLERLLYPGFLWRLKKVFGLGTEMRLKQSLQIVENYMMDAITARKERPSDDLLSRFMKKKDVDGNQFPTSVLRPIALNFVLAGRDTSSVALSWFFRLVMTHPRVEEKIIHELSTVLNETRGDEIEKWVEDPLEFDEADKLVYLKACLAETLRLYPSVPEDSKYVLKDDVLPDGTFVSAGSSVTYSIYSVGRMETIWGEDCMKFKPERWLSNDGDRFEAPKDGYKFVAFNAGPRTCLGKDLAYLQMKSVAAAILLRYRLSLVPGHRVEQKMSLTLFMKTGLRVNLHPRTLTGIKF